The Neorhodopirellula lusitana genome includes a window with the following:
- a CDS encoding ABC-F family ATP-binding cassette domain-containing protein: protein MAVLIQLRDAHKRFGDQILLDGADVSLTDDVKVGFVGRNGAGKSTLLRVLLGEEEVEKGDVIHHPSLRIGYLRQHDPFQDGESALDFLMRDSGAPDWRCGQVAGQFELKGDYLEGPVKALSGGWQTRVKLAALLLHDPNLLMLDEPTNFLDLRTQILLEHFLRDFGKAALIVSHDRAFLKATCSQTLELSKGQLTMFPGKINEFIEFREERREHDRRVNATVIAKQKQLKQFIDKNRANASTASQARSKAKQLEKLQTVELETDEPTVNIRAPRVKPRQGTAVRCEGMSIGYPATSDGKPEHIVATDISLEIEHGQRAAIVGDNGQGKTTMLRTLVHSLEPMDGNMKWGHGIEIGTYAQHVYTSLDERQTILEHLEMASDPDTTRQDVLAMAGALLFRDEAIQKKVKVLSGGERARVCMASLLLGTANVLVLDEPGNHLDVETVDALAEALRLYKGTVIFTSHDRHFMARVATNVIEVRDSRVRNYFGSYDSYCEAVEKEVDDGERIRNAASGKPSGKAPGKAAGGGDRKQHRDQRKTGKELKTLERKIAKLDEEKRELNAKLLTETKPDEAVRLHDQVKAIEVELSETEERWLELSDF, encoded by the coding sequence ATGGCCGTATTGATTCAGCTTCGCGACGCCCATAAACGCTTCGGCGACCAAATCCTTCTAGATGGGGCCGACGTGAGCCTGACAGATGATGTCAAAGTCGGATTCGTTGGCCGCAACGGTGCCGGCAAGTCGACTTTGCTGCGCGTCTTGTTGGGCGAAGAAGAAGTCGAAAAAGGCGACGTCATTCACCACCCGTCCCTTCGAATCGGCTACCTGCGGCAACATGACCCATTCCAGGACGGCGAATCGGCGCTCGACTTCCTGATGCGAGACAGCGGCGCGCCGGATTGGCGATGCGGCCAGGTCGCCGGCCAATTCGAGTTAAAAGGGGATTACCTCGAAGGCCCCGTGAAGGCTCTTTCGGGTGGTTGGCAGACGCGTGTCAAATTGGCGGCGCTGCTCCTGCACGATCCCAATCTGCTGATGTTGGACGAACCTACCAACTTCCTCGACCTGCGGACCCAAATCCTGCTGGAACACTTCCTGCGTGATTTCGGGAAAGCTGCCCTGATCGTCAGCCACGATCGCGCGTTCCTGAAAGCCACCTGCAGTCAAACGCTGGAACTTTCCAAGGGACAACTCACCATGTTTCCTGGCAAGATCAACGAGTTCATCGAGTTCCGCGAAGAACGCCGCGAACACGATCGTCGCGTCAACGCCACCGTCATCGCCAAGCAAAAACAACTCAAGCAGTTCATCGACAAGAACCGAGCCAACGCTTCCACGGCCAGCCAAGCTCGCAGCAAAGCCAAGCAACTCGAAAAGCTGCAAACCGTTGAACTCGAGACGGACGAACCCACCGTCAACATCCGTGCCCCGCGAGTCAAACCTCGCCAAGGAACCGCGGTTCGCTGTGAAGGCATGTCGATCGGCTACCCAGCCACCTCCGATGGCAAACCCGAGCACATCGTCGCCACCGACATCTCCCTTGAAATCGAACACGGTCAACGTGCCGCGATCGTCGGTGACAATGGCCAGGGAAAAACAACGATGTTGCGGACCCTGGTCCATTCCCTGGAACCCATGGATGGCAACATGAAATGGGGCCACGGAATCGAGATCGGCACCTACGCCCAACACGTCTACACCAGTCTCGATGAACGGCAAACGATTCTGGAACACCTCGAAATGGCATCCGATCCGGACACCACCCGGCAAGATGTTCTGGCGATGGCCGGGGCGTTGCTATTCCGTGACGAAGCGATCCAAAAGAAGGTCAAGGTTCTCAGCGGTGGCGAACGAGCACGAGTGTGCATGGCCAGTTTGTTGCTAGGCACTGCCAACGTGCTGGTCTTGGACGAACCAGGTAACCACTTGGATGTCGAAACCGTCGACGCCCTGGCCGAAGCGTTGCGGCTCTATAAGGGCACCGTGATTTTCACCAGCCACGATCGACACTTCATGGCTCGTGTGGCGACCAACGTCATCGAAGTTCGTGACAGCAGAGTCCGAAACTACTTCGGTAGCTACGACAGCTATTGTGAAGCGGTCGAAAAAGAAGTCGACGACGGCGAACGCATTCGCAACGCCGCGTCAGGCAAACCGAGCGGAAAAGCTCCCGGCAAAGCAGCCGGTGGCGGTGACCGAAAACAACACCGCGACCAACGCAAAACGGGCAAAGAACTGAAAACGCTCGAGCGGAAAATTGCCAAACTGGACGAAGAGAAACGCGAGCTCAACGCCAAGTTGTTGACCGAAACCAAGCCCGACGAAGCGGTACGACTGCACGATCAAGTGAAAGCGATCGAAGTGGAACTCAGCGAAACGGAAGAACGCTGGCTAGAACTCAGCGACTTCTAA
- a CDS encoding 2-oxoglutarate dehydrogenase E1 component → MNSYSLDYIDDLYVQYVRDPSSVSETWRQYFEQFLVGAGAPIQTTAAGSAGVTAGSSRTRSSGPVGGSTPVAAGNGVAAKGNGVASGPLPAGSTGDQNVDQALWLARIQDRIDQLVREYRVRGHLIANLDPLGLFEHACPELSPQSHGLSDQDLARPFDSSILENVSGSTLDVILKKLQQTYCRSIGAQFMHIDNRNIRDWLQRRMETTENRLDLSHERQRRLYTRLADASIFEEFVRRKFVGAKTFSLEGAESLIPLLDLALEKAGQHKVQEVVMGMAHRGRLNVMANILKKRAMNIFWSFDDPTPELSRGGGDVRYHLGYSSDWLTASGDKLHISLCFNPSHLEFVNTVAQGRCRCKQDNRGDTARKEVMTILIHGDAAFAGEGIVQETLNLSELPGYRTGGTLHVVINNQVGFTTEPQEGRSTTYATDVAKMLQIPIFHVNGEDPEAVAQVVSLAMDFRKEFQRDVVIDLYAYRRWGHNEGDEPRFTQPKMYAEIDRRPGVRQQYLNRLLKLGKITEEEAEQISKERTEKLESEFAASKNESFVPDTQTLAANWLAYFGGREPTESTDTTIEVKKLSELLDSLTRLPEDFSQHKKLKRPMAQRREMAEDQRPLDWAAAEAAAFASLLDEGHPIRMTGQDCQRGTFSHRHAVLHDTKNGETYTPLQNLSEGQARLELYNSPLSEAGVLGFEYGYSLDCPDGLCVWEAQFGDFWNVAQVIVDQFIASAEDKWDRLSGLTMLLPHGFEGQGPEHCSARVERFLAMAAEDNIQICQPTTPAQLFHMLRRQVIRKWRKPLIALTPKSLLRHPEVTSPLEIVAGGSFQKILPDRKVPLESARRLLFCTGKIYYDLLQHRQENGIENVPIMRVEQLYPLALEELMATLEGLPDGTEIRWVQDEPTNMGAWPYMKLKFGDELNERFRLSRASRTESASPSTGSMAAHKLEQADLIEAAFEGLS, encoded by the coding sequence ATGAATAGTTATTCGTTGGATTACATCGACGATCTGTACGTGCAATATGTGCGTGATCCGTCGAGCGTCTCGGAAACTTGGCGACAGTACTTTGAACAGTTCCTAGTGGGGGCTGGTGCACCAATCCAGACCACCGCTGCGGGCAGTGCTGGCGTCACCGCAGGCTCATCTCGCACCCGCTCTTCGGGACCTGTGGGCGGCTCGACGCCCGTCGCCGCCGGAAATGGTGTGGCCGCAAAAGGAAACGGGGTCGCGTCTGGACCGCTGCCAGCGGGCAGTACGGGCGACCAAAACGTTGACCAGGCATTGTGGCTAGCACGAATTCAGGACCGTATTGATCAACTGGTGCGTGAATACCGCGTGCGTGGGCACTTGATCGCGAACTTGGACCCGCTGGGGTTGTTTGAGCACGCCTGTCCCGAATTATCGCCTCAAAGTCATGGCCTGAGCGATCAGGATTTGGCTCGCCCATTTGATAGCAGCATTCTGGAAAATGTTTCGGGCAGCACGCTCGATGTGATTCTGAAGAAGCTGCAACAAACCTATTGTCGCTCCATCGGTGCCCAGTTCATGCACATCGACAATCGCAATATTCGCGATTGGCTGCAGCGACGGATGGAAACGACAGAAAACCGGCTGGATCTGTCGCACGAGAGACAACGTCGGCTCTACACGCGTTTGGCCGATGCGAGCATCTTCGAAGAATTCGTTCGCCGCAAATTTGTCGGTGCCAAGACGTTTTCGCTGGAAGGTGCCGAAAGTTTGATCCCACTATTGGATTTGGCTTTGGAAAAGGCCGGCCAGCACAAGGTTCAAGAGGTCGTGATGGGCATGGCTCACCGCGGTCGTTTGAACGTGATGGCGAATATCCTCAAGAAACGGGCGATGAATATCTTCTGGTCGTTTGACGACCCGACGCCTGAATTGAGCCGTGGTGGTGGCGATGTGCGCTATCACCTTGGCTACAGCAGCGATTGGTTGACCGCGTCAGGCGACAAGTTGCACATCTCGTTGTGCTTCAATCCAAGTCACCTGGAGTTTGTGAATACCGTCGCCCAGGGACGTTGTCGATGCAAGCAAGACAACCGAGGCGATACGGCTCGGAAAGAAGTGATGACGATCCTGATTCACGGTGACGCAGCGTTCGCGGGTGAAGGGATTGTCCAGGAAACGCTGAACCTGAGCGAGTTGCCTGGCTATCGGACTGGTGGCACGTTACACGTCGTGATCAATAACCAGGTTGGTTTCACCACCGAGCCGCAAGAGGGACGCAGCACAACGTATGCGACCGACGTGGCGAAAATGCTGCAGATTCCGATCTTCCACGTCAATGGAGAAGATCCGGAAGCGGTTGCCCAGGTTGTTTCACTGGCGATGGATTTCCGTAAGGAATTCCAGCGTGACGTGGTGATCGATCTGTACGCGTATCGCCGTTGGGGACACAACGAAGGCGACGAGCCGCGGTTCACGCAGCCCAAAATGTACGCCGAAATCGATCGTCGTCCCGGCGTTCGTCAGCAGTACCTCAATCGGTTGCTCAAGTTGGGCAAGATCACTGAGGAAGAAGCTGAGCAGATTAGCAAAGAGCGAACGGAAAAGCTTGAGTCTGAGTTTGCAGCCAGCAAGAACGAGTCTTTCGTTCCCGATACACAGACGCTTGCTGCGAATTGGCTGGCGTATTTCGGTGGCAGAGAGCCGACTGAATCTACCGATACGACAATCGAAGTTAAGAAGCTGAGCGAGCTGCTGGATTCACTGACTCGATTGCCCGAGGACTTCTCGCAGCACAAAAAGCTGAAGCGACCGATGGCCCAGCGTCGTGAAATGGCCGAAGACCAGCGGCCGCTGGATTGGGCGGCCGCCGAAGCCGCTGCGTTTGCATCGTTGTTGGATGAGGGGCACCCGATTCGGATGACGGGGCAAGATTGCCAGCGGGGGACGTTCAGTCACCGGCATGCGGTCCTGCACGATACCAAGAATGGTGAGACCTACACCCCGCTTCAGAACTTGAGCGAAGGCCAGGCTCGGCTGGAGCTTTACAATAGCCCGCTAAGCGAAGCAGGTGTCTTGGGGTTTGAGTACGGCTACTCGCTGGATTGTCCCGATGGACTTTGCGTTTGGGAGGCCCAATTCGGTGACTTCTGGAACGTGGCTCAGGTGATTGTGGATCAGTTTATCGCCAGTGCCGAAGATAAATGGGATCGCTTGTCGGGTTTGACAATGTTGTTGCCTCACGGTTTCGAGGGACAAGGCCCCGAGCACTGTAGTGCTCGCGTGGAACGGTTCTTGGCGATGGCGGCGGAAGACAATATCCAGATTTGCCAGCCGACCACACCGGCTCAGTTGTTCCACATGTTGCGACGACAGGTGATCCGAAAATGGCGGAAGCCGTTGATCGCGTTGACGCCCAAAAGCTTGTTGCGGCACCCGGAAGTCACCAGCCCGCTGGAAATTGTTGCCGGTGGTAGCTTCCAAAAGATCCTGCCGGATCGAAAAGTGCCGCTGGAAAGTGCGCGGCGATTGTTGTTCTGTACCGGCAAGATCTACTACGACTTGCTGCAGCATCGCCAAGAAAATGGCATCGAAAACGTGCCGATCATGCGCGTCGAGCAACTCTACCCGTTGGCCTTGGAAGAACTGATGGCGACCCTGGAAGGTTTGCCGGATGGAACCGAGATCCGGTGGGTTCAAGATGAGCCGACCAACATGGGAGCCTGGCCTTACATGAAATTGAAGTTCGGTGATGAGCTGAACGAGCGGTTTCGGTTGAGCAGGGCGTCTCGTACGGAGTCGGCTAGCCCGAGTACGGGAAGCATGGCTGCACACAAGTTGGAGCAAGCTGACTTGATTGAAGCGGCCTTCGAGGGACTGTCATAA
- a CDS encoding RluA family pseudouridine synthase, giving the protein MTAPASIRTIDLAELPGCQPYTHHRVMRVRQAFDNLTLIEFLSLYHPPTLKSDWEQWIDTAAITLNGERVSANQTVSAGQRFEQTTLGVVEPEVARRIEILHEDKWLLVVDKPAPMAVHPSGRFNRNTLTELLKPYFPGETLRVAHRLDANTQGVMVLCRTREAASIVQPQFEQRTAAKQYIAHVKGTPAWHTHACQLPICKAAEASDASDTIGARIVAPDGQPAHTDLEVIEKLDNGDSLVQASPITGRTNQIRVHLWALGHPILGDPLYLPGGQLGTQQTLSVEDPCMRLRAQRLTIRHPSDGSPVTYESRAAFR; this is encoded by the coding sequence ATGACCGCCCCCGCCTCGATCCGCACCATCGATCTCGCCGAACTTCCGGGGTGCCAACCCTACACCCACCACCGGGTCATGCGAGTCCGGCAAGCGTTCGACAATCTCACGCTGATCGAATTCCTAAGCCTCTACCACCCGCCCACCTTGAAGTCGGACTGGGAACAATGGATTGATACCGCTGCGATTACCCTGAACGGGGAACGTGTTTCAGCCAATCAAACTGTCTCGGCCGGGCAGCGATTTGAGCAAACCACCCTTGGCGTCGTCGAACCGGAAGTCGCCCGGCGCATCGAAATCCTGCACGAAGATAAGTGGCTTCTGGTCGTCGACAAGCCGGCCCCCATGGCCGTCCATCCCAGCGGTCGCTTCAATCGCAATACGCTGACCGAGTTGTTGAAGCCTTACTTCCCAGGGGAAACACTGCGGGTTGCTCATCGACTCGACGCCAACACGCAAGGCGTGATGGTATTGTGCCGCACCCGCGAAGCCGCCTCCATCGTCCAGCCACAATTCGAACAACGAACCGCCGCCAAACAATACATCGCACACGTGAAAGGGACGCCAGCCTGGCACACGCATGCATGCCAACTACCGATTTGCAAAGCCGCCGAAGCCAGTGACGCATCGGACACAATCGGCGCACGGATCGTGGCCCCCGATGGCCAACCCGCGCACACGGACTTGGAAGTGATTGAGAAACTGGACAATGGCGATTCGCTGGTCCAAGCCTCACCCATCACCGGACGCACCAACCAAATCCGAGTCCACTTATGGGCACTGGGTCACCCGATCTTAGGTGACCCGCTGTATTTGCCCGGCGGACAACTGGGGACCCAACAAACGCTGAGTGTCGAGGATCCGTGCATGCGTTTGCGAGCCCAACGACTGACAATCCGCCACCCCAGCGATGGCAGCCCCGTCACTTATGAAAGCCGGGCTGCCTTTCGATGA
- a CDS encoding serine/threonine-protein kinase, with product MDPSSSIRPEASTVHRAASTGGGMTNGPQEDSRPETPAETPLPQPLHELEGAETVIRQGFFDDMMSGGSSRHIDSRDTNSPDGNRGGSSHSQAGADSRPGSRSGAGGSQADRATGMGMHQTPASLTRDLQGQRLNHFELLEQIGGGGMGAVFRARDERLGRIVAVKVVPFAAGDPDLQRRFRNEAQSAAKLDHPLIARVFEVGNDGPWYYIVFEYIDGSNIRDIVTQDGPLSLDDAVYYTCQVAEAIGHASRRGIVHRDIKPSNVVVTDDSSIKLVDMGLARSESFDTSEDLTASGVTLGTFDYISPEQAHDPRLADIRSDLYSLGCTFYFMLTGSPPFPGGTMLQKLLNHGNATIPDIRDHRPGTSEDLNAILQKMLAKQPDQRYQDSHVLIADLRELAMREDLPRSRGVNAVAIETDRVSFPSARKHLPWIVAASLLLFSVFGLELIAWQKRSDFRSILAKIPNTAMESPPVAALTSGSTPTSDSSSDLLNSQKNETTLRFPPPQSTPRDWIFGPSSSGADDEFQASPQETDGSPSTRNSNRINGEATSSAMSADASVSTLPDGPNPSLTPGVGGPILMSGSTGTDATMTGPIGSLPADPADRDSTNSGLTPADPPALIALPGTSRSSLNNGTSLNTGTGLNTGIGSPNSDALAGDRRPSGAPRRLPSDPPSLSGFPFPIDSSPSRSIIGSSPGTLPPAPGLLPNSRNSTDDNSANSAVAAMLRGDTSRTASPDPGKTRSTERSDTSQVPPPLNEANGSTVFLPAGVEPRLIRVLPIEALRDPATQRQAQSNQDALVTTLQDAVELARRTDLERIEIDTPILYSTPVVIEQDDLIITSSAPGGTAIIFRSNEKADMQRSDMLKIGSNRIELVDLHCYWTVPVTETDGGSMIALSANRQVLLTDCSITIDNPSRRDEIFAFNVKTEPSRSVRSIGAFGDTGGFGESAMAALNSESDPLPLVSIELYNVVVRGQISMLRMDVAAELQLLWENGLLAVSGRMIETGGSIKRQQPKSGSIRLSLQRLTSYTPQGLLRMRLGGAAPYPVEIERRAEESVFVVDPGVPHVEITGTLPQERENNWLRIRGASNAYETDTTLSDPLLVVRDEFGQTRTVTMNDLVTNEPSWADDRTPRWVVRWSDPLPESIPTSQMIPADFRQDGSLFAGFQERNLPKMPMQRTFDIPPSE from the coding sequence ATGGACCCCTCGTCTTCCATCCGACCTGAAGCATCGACGGTACACCGTGCCGCTTCGACTGGTGGAGGCATGACAAACGGCCCCCAGGAAGATTCCCGACCAGAAACGCCCGCGGAGACGCCACTTCCCCAGCCGCTGCATGAGCTCGAAGGCGCCGAAACCGTTATCCGCCAGGGCTTCTTTGATGACATGATGTCGGGTGGCTCATCCCGTCACATCGATTCCCGAGACACCAACTCACCCGATGGGAATCGTGGCGGTTCCAGCCACTCACAAGCTGGAGCCGATTCCAGACCCGGATCGCGTTCCGGAGCAGGAGGCTCGCAGGCTGACCGCGCCACCGGGATGGGGATGCACCAAACCCCGGCCTCACTTACTCGCGACCTGCAAGGTCAACGACTTAACCACTTCGAGTTGCTAGAACAAATCGGTGGCGGCGGGATGGGCGCGGTCTTCCGGGCACGCGACGAGCGACTCGGCCGAATCGTGGCAGTCAAGGTCGTGCCCTTTGCCGCCGGTGATCCTGACCTTCAGCGACGCTTTCGGAACGAAGCTCAAAGCGCAGCGAAGCTTGACCACCCACTGATCGCCCGAGTATTCGAAGTCGGCAATGACGGGCCGTGGTACTACATCGTCTTTGAGTACATCGACGGCAGCAACATTCGTGATATCGTGACCCAGGACGGTCCACTGTCGCTCGACGATGCCGTCTATTACACATGCCAAGTCGCCGAAGCGATTGGACATGCTTCCCGGCGTGGCATCGTTCACCGCGATATCAAGCCATCCAACGTCGTCGTGACAGATGACAGTTCGATCAAACTGGTCGACATGGGTTTGGCGCGCTCGGAAAGCTTCGACACCAGTGAAGACCTGACCGCCAGCGGCGTGACGCTAGGAACGTTTGATTACATTTCGCCTGAACAGGCACACGACCCGCGGCTTGCGGATATTCGCAGCGATCTCTATTCGCTGGGCTGCACGTTCTATTTCATGCTAACCGGGTCACCGCCATTCCCGGGCGGCACGATGCTGCAAAAGTTGCTGAATCATGGCAACGCAACGATCCCCGACATCCGCGATCATCGCCCAGGCACCAGCGAAGACCTCAACGCGATCCTGCAAAAGATGCTGGCCAAGCAGCCTGACCAGCGGTACCAGGACTCGCATGTCTTGATCGCCGACCTGCGGGAATTGGCGATGCGAGAAGACTTACCGCGAAGTCGTGGTGTCAACGCGGTAGCAATCGAAACCGATCGCGTGTCGTTCCCTTCCGCCCGTAAGCACTTGCCGTGGATCGTCGCCGCATCCCTGTTGCTCTTTAGCGTCTTTGGATTGGAATTGATTGCGTGGCAAAAACGCAGTGACTTCCGTTCCATACTCGCAAAGATCCCCAACACGGCCATGGAGTCACCGCCTGTCGCCGCCCTGACAAGTGGTTCCACACCGACATCGGATTCGTCGTCGGACTTGCTGAATTCGCAAAAAAACGAGACCACGCTTCGCTTCCCACCTCCACAAAGCACGCCCCGAGATTGGATTTTCGGCCCCTCATCATCAGGTGCCGATGATGAGTTCCAAGCGTCTCCACAGGAAACAGACGGTTCGCCTTCGACGCGAAACAGTAACCGCATCAACGGCGAGGCGACATCTTCCGCAATGTCCGCGGACGCATCGGTTTCCACGCTGCCCGACGGCCCCAACCCATCACTCACACCCGGCGTGGGCGGGCCCATTTTAATGTCGGGCAGCACCGGCACGGATGCAACAATGACCGGTCCTATCGGCAGCCTTCCAGCCGACCCTGCCGATCGAGACAGCACCAATAGCGGGTTAACGCCCGCGGATCCTCCGGCCCTTATCGCACTTCCTGGAACATCGAGGTCCAGCTTGAACAACGGGACAAGCTTGAATACTGGAACCGGTTTAAACACTGGCATCGGATCACCAAACAGCGATGCTCTGGCAGGCGATCGGCGGCCCAGCGGTGCACCTCGTCGCTTGCCCAGCGACCCACCAAGTCTAAGCGGCTTCCCATTCCCGATCGACTCGTCCCCTTCCCGAAGCATCATTGGCTCGTCGCCAGGAACGCTGCCGCCGGCCCCGGGTCTCTTGCCAAATTCCCGTAACAGCACCGACGACAACAGCGCCAACAGTGCCGTCGCAGCAATGTTGCGTGGCGACACCAGTCGGACGGCAAGCCCCGACCCGGGAAAAACTCGGTCAACTGAAAGATCGGACACGTCACAAGTTCCTCCACCCCTCAACGAAGCCAACGGAAGCACCGTCTTCTTGCCAGCCGGTGTCGAGCCTCGGCTGATCCGCGTCCTTCCCATTGAAGCCTTGCGTGACCCCGCCACCCAACGCCAAGCACAAAGCAACCAAGACGCTTTGGTGACCACGCTCCAAGATGCCGTCGAACTTGCCCGACGCACCGATTTGGAACGCATCGAAATCGACACCCCGATTCTCTACAGCACCCCAGTGGTAATCGAACAAGATGACTTGATCATCACGTCGTCTGCACCGGGTGGCACCGCCATCATCTTCCGCTCGAATGAAAAAGCGGACATGCAACGCAGTGACATGCTCAAGATCGGATCCAACCGAATCGAACTAGTTGACCTGCACTGCTACTGGACGGTCCCAGTGACCGAGACCGATGGCGGTTCGATGATCGCACTATCGGCCAACCGGCAAGTGCTGCTGACCGATTGCTCCATCACGATCGACAATCCGTCACGCCGCGACGAGATTTTTGCATTCAATGTCAAGACCGAGCCCTCACGAAGCGTGAGGTCGATAGGTGCGTTCGGCGACACCGGTGGCTTCGGCGAATCAGCCATGGCCGCACTCAATTCGGAAAGCGATCCATTGCCGCTCGTTTCTATCGAGCTCTACAACGTCGTCGTTCGCGGCCAGATATCGATGTTGCGGATGGATGTGGCTGCGGAACTGCAGCTGCTTTGGGAAAACGGTCTCCTGGCGGTTTCAGGGCGGATGATCGAAACCGGCGGCTCGATCAAGCGACAACAACCTAAATCAGGATCCATTCGTTTATCCCTGCAACGCTTGACCTCGTACACACCGCAAGGCTTGCTGAGAATGCGACTGGGGGGGGCGGCACCCTATCCGGTCGAAATCGAGCGTCGGGCAGAAGAAAGCGTGTTCGTTGTCGATCCAGGTGTCCCGCATGTTGAGATCACAGGAACTTTGCCGCAAGAACGTGAAAATAATTGGCTCCGAATCCGAGGCGCTTCCAATGCCTACGAAACGGACACCACTCTGAGCGACCCCCTATTGGTGGTTCGAGACGAATTTGGCCAGACCCGCACGGTCACCATGAACGATTTGGTAACGAATGAACCCTCCTGGGCTGACGATCGTACGCCCCGCTGGGTTGTTCGTTGGTCCGATCCGCTGCCTGAATCTATCCCAACCAGCCAAATGATTCCGGCTGATTTCCGTCAAGATGGTTCATTGTTTGCTGGATTCCAGGAAAGAAACTTGCCGAAAATGCCCATGCAGCGAACATTTGACATTCCCCCCTCCGAGTGA
- a CDS encoding 1,4-dihydroxy-6-naphthoate synthase: MSDGPTTITVGTGKRMHLGISTCPNDTFAFAALLEGRVDTLGYEFVIDLLDIDELNQGLDSGRFDVLKASFHAALHHTHHTVVLPVGSAIGFGVGPLLLASKPNSRPESADQLALCPGARTTAKLLWDLFYRDTARVEHVVFSDIMPRLAEGSADFGVCIHEGRFTYEQSGLHCVEDLGERWEAATKCPLPLGGLLMRTQHPDAMIKQVSQVVSSSLAAARQAPDSALPAMRRYAQSMDDAVLMQHVELYVNAWTESLEGAGADSLKKLSELAKNAGMVGDKTPDLRILEV, translated from the coding sequence ATGAGCGATGGCCCGACGACCATCACCGTGGGCACCGGAAAGCGAATGCACCTGGGCATTTCCACATGCCCCAATGACACGTTCGCTTTCGCCGCACTTTTGGAAGGGCGTGTTGACACCCTCGGCTATGAATTCGTCATCGACTTGCTCGACATTGATGAACTGAACCAGGGACTCGACAGCGGGCGTTTTGACGTATTGAAGGCCAGCTTTCACGCGGCACTGCACCACACCCACCACACGGTTGTCTTGCCCGTCGGTTCGGCAATCGGGTTCGGGGTCGGCCCGCTGCTGTTGGCATCCAAGCCAAACAGCCGTCCAGAATCAGCCGATCAATTGGCGTTGTGCCCAGGAGCACGGACCACCGCGAAACTGCTTTGGGATTTGTTTTACCGTGACACCGCCCGGGTAGAGCATGTCGTCTTTTCAGACATCATGCCGCGATTGGCCGAGGGCAGTGCCGACTTCGGCGTTTGCATTCACGAAGGCCGATTCACGTACGAACAGTCGGGCCTGCACTGCGTCGAAGATTTAGGCGAACGCTGGGAAGCGGCGACAAAGTGCCCCTTGCCACTGGGCGGACTCTTGATGCGGACTCAGCATCCCGACGCCATGATCAAGCAAGTCAGCCAGGTCGTTTCCAGCTCGCTTGCCGCGGCGAGACAGGCCCCCGATTCCGCTTTGCCGGCGATGCGGCGGTACGCCCAATCGATGGACGATGCTGTCTTAATGCAGCACGTCGAACTCTATGTGAACGCCTGGACAGAGTCCCTTGAGGGAGCTGGGGCCGATTCACTGAAAAAGTTATCCGAACTGGCGAAAAATGCTGGTATGGTTGGTGACAAAACGCCTGATTTACGCATTTTAGAGGTATAG
- the dapB gene encoding 4-hydroxy-tetrahydrodipicolinate reductase yields the protein MNTPIKLAVHGAAGRMGQRVVALAATPVDSANLNEAGNSPRFDVVAAIDHPDHPRIGEDAGLVAGVSKLNTPLTSSWPEVADVVIDFSLPEAIESCVHACVTKKLPLVVATTGLNEAQKEMLTEAAKTIPIVWAPSMSLAVNLSMRVAAQITSALKDIAGGVDIEILERHHRFKADAPSGTALKFGELIADAMGGDITHVHGREGHTGQRTRNEIGYHAIRVGDNPGEHTIVFGMLGEKIELNVAASNRDCYASGALAAARWLCGADGGQSKPIGMYNMFDVLGMSDEAE from the coding sequence ATGAATACCCCTATTAAACTCGCCGTGCACGGCGCCGCTGGACGCATGGGTCAACGCGTCGTCGCTCTCGCCGCCACGCCCGTGGATTCCGCCAACCTGAATGAAGCGGGCAACTCCCCACGATTCGATGTGGTCGCCGCAATCGACCATCCCGACCACCCCAGGATCGGCGAGGACGCCGGACTGGTTGCGGGAGTCAGTAAACTGAATACACCTCTGACGTCTTCCTGGCCCGAAGTCGCCGATGTCGTGATCGACTTCTCGCTGCCCGAAGCGATTGAAAGCTGCGTGCACGCGTGCGTGACTAAAAAGCTACCGCTGGTCGTCGCAACGACCGGGCTCAACGAAGCACAGAAGGAAATGCTGACAGAAGCTGCCAAGACCATTCCGATTGTGTGGGCTCCCAGCATGTCATTGGCGGTCAATCTGTCGATGCGAGTGGCGGCTCAGATCACGTCGGCACTGAAAGACATTGCCGGCGGCGTGGACATTGAAATCCTAGAACGACACCACCGCTTCAAGGCCGATGCCCCCAGCGGAACCGCACTGAAGTTTGGTGAACTGATCGCGGACGCGATGGGCGGCGACATCACTCACGTTCACGGCCGCGAAGGACACACCGGCCAACGCACTCGTAATGAGATCGGCTACCACGCCATTCGTGTTGGCGACAATCCGGGTGAACACACGATCGTCTTTGGCATGCTCGGTGAAAAGATTGAACTGAACGTCGCGGCCAGCAACCGCGACTGTTACGCATCGGGAGCGTTGGCAGCGGCCCGCTGGCTATGTGGGGCCGATGGCGGCCAAAGCAAACCGATTGGGATGTACAACATGTTTGATGTATTAGGCATGAGTGACGAAGCCGAATGA